Proteins from a genomic interval of Drosophila willistoni isolate 14030-0811.24 chromosome 2L unlocalized genomic scaffold, UCI_dwil_1.1 Seg139, whole genome shotgun sequence:
- the LOC6638248 gene encoding chaoptin, which translates to MTQLRMRTLILLQFCFCAVAVGKYVYGEPKYLCPKKPQVLFPCVCTKGSDQGLYVRCENANLATLSVALQNLAALNMPVEELTIYKANIVRLYGPVFAHTKARLLIIEDTPLATIEDYVFYGVNNTLEQLHLRHTNLSQVGQLGFGILGKTTQLIIDGHSFEQLPKDLFVGQPITNILDIFRLINGKLNDLPIETFQPFRKLKTLDLHGNQLENLKRNQFKNLRELEVLDISHNNIKKLEAQHISDLTKLGWCNVSHNALNELSRGTFARNSVLKVLHLDHNNITRLDANSFRGMRFLRRLFLSDNQLVEIGRGTFGSVARIGTIDLARNKLTKIEYQMFTQMNYVELLDLAENNITKIEKNSFKDIYQAVINVSHNALELIETGAFENCVNITTLDLSHNRLTNFSRRSFDETTFATIFQLSYNGLTNLAQIPIQNMSGLKVLNASHNLISDIPKNTFPKLYELHTIDVSHNNISSIFNGVFQTLFSLRSIDLSYNSMTEIKSSTFGTLPTLLEMDLSYNQLVNIVRGSLAKLTSMRQLNLNNNRLEKLFQLPISLNELYLSHNNITSVPAGTWPVMNSLIYLDLSYNQLEDNLNGQSFIGLLVVQRLMLQHNGITQPPSDAIAVMSTLQYLRLEYNNITTLERSAFGKLPVLFELNLYGNQVKDISKRAFEGLLQLLTLNLSSNALSQLQTDIFLGLPSLRSLDLSFNTLSKLDNKTNGVLDDLLSLETLNLSHNRISFVTKKTFPSHQYIPYNLKYLDLSYNQMPVLTYDLTFGTKKLLKLNLSHNQINDLRRGVLSNFTSLQQLDISHNELANLMSEEHIFDLPQNLSRLDLSYNKIYHIPFGNLVKIKSLTHVDLRNNSLEDIPIILVGSMRNGSEVLMSENPLHCGCNVRPLKHYILQQTIPSEDLQNVQCQTPKVVKEKYIWQLEDEYLHCTEDEQEMYSGKDYEQLTDVRFRAVQTNKAGNLTLSWFVSTAADVAGFNVYIRSSSNEILQQADYAYNQRTASIPIEELLVHGEEKLRSAEICILSRDSIGNTRHWFAGQCQKLPSLKLRKTFFFGNFNVRGGSQSVFQLPLAYHIYLFSVLMFIVVAH; encoded by the exons ATGACTCAGTTACGCATGCGCACACTTATACTGCTGCAATTCTGCTTCTGCGCAGTGGCTGTTGGTAAATATGTTTACGGGGAGCCCAAATATCTTTGTCCCAAAAA ACCTCAAGTGTTATTCCCCTGCGTATGTACCAAGGGGAGTGATCAGGGGCTTTATGTGCGCTGTGAAAATGCCAACTTGGCCACACTTTCGGTGGCCCTTCAAAATTTAGCTGCCCTGAATATGCCAGTCGAAGAGCTGACCATATACAAAGCAAACATTG TACGCCTATATGGTCCTGTGTTTGCCCATACCAAGGCCCGTTTGCTCATAATAGAGGATACACCGTTGGCCACCATTGAGGATTATGTGTTTTATGGCGTCAATAACACGCTGGAGCAATTGCATTTACGACACACGAACCTCAGTCAAGTGGGGCAATTGGGATTCGGT ATCCTTGGTAAAACCACTCAACTAATAATAGATGGCCATTCTTTTGAGCAGTTGCCTAAAGATTTGTTTGTTGGCCAGCCAATTACCAATATACTGGACATTTTTCGTTTAATTAATGGCAAATTGAATGACCTACCTATTGAGACATTTCAACCATtcagaaaactaaaaactttGGATTTGCATGGTAATCAATTGGAGAATCTAAAACGTAATCAATTTAAGAATCTGCGAGAACTTGAGGTTTTGGATATTAGTCACAATAATATTAAGAAACTGGAAGCCCAACATATATCGGATCTAACCAAACTGGGCTGGTGCAATGTTTCACATAATGCTCTTAATGAGCTAAGTCGTGGCACATTTGCAAGAAATTCAGTACTGAAGGTGCTACACTTGGACCACAACAATATAACACGCCTTGACGCTAATAGTTTTCGTGGCATGCGTTTTCTGCGACGTCTATTCTTAAGTGACAACCAATTGGTGGAAATAGGCCGAGGCACATTTGGTTCAGTGGCGCGCATAGGAACCATAGACTTGGCCAGGAATAAGTTAACTAAGATTGAGTATCAAATGTTTACACAAATGAACTATGTGGAG TTACTAGATTTAGCGGAGAATAATATTaccaaaattgaaaaaaattccTTCAAGGACATTTATCAGGCGGTAATAAATGTGTCGCACAATGCCCTGGAACTAATAGAAACTGGAGCATTTGAAAATTGTGTGAATATCACAACGCTGGACTTATCCCACAATCGTTTGACCAATTTTTCACGACGCAGTTTCGATGAGACGACTTTTGCTACCATATTCCAACTGAGCTACAATGGTTTAACCAATTTGGCACAG ATACCTATTCAGAATATGTCGGGTCTGAAGGTTTTAAATGCTTCGCATAATCTAATATCGGATATACCAAAGAACACTTTCCCAAAACTCTATGAGCTGCATACGATTGATGTGTCGCATAATAATATTTCCAGCATATTTAATGGCGTCTTTCAAACTCTTTTCTCATTGCGTTCTATTGATTTGAGTTACAATTCAATGACCGAGATCAAGTCCTCTACATTCGGTACTTTGCCCACTTTGCTGGAAATGGATTTAAGTTATAATCAACTGGTTAACATAGTGAGGGGATCACTGGCCAAGTTAACTAGCATGCGACagttgaatttaaataataaccGCTTGGAGAAATTATTCCAATTGCCCATCTCATTGAATGAACTCTATTTAAGTCATAATAACATTACATCCGTACCAGCTGGCACATGGCCAGTGATGAACTCATTAATCTATTTGGATTTAAGTTATAATCAACTTGAGGATAATTTGAATGGTCAGAGTTTTATCGGTTTATTGGTGGTTCAACGTCTTATGCTGCAACACAATGGAATCACTCAGCCGCCATCGGATGCCATAGCTGTTATGTCTACTTTGCAGTATTTGCGTTTggaatataataatataaccACACTAGAGCGCAGTGCATTTGGCAAATTGCCAGTTCTCTTTGAGTTAAATCTTTATGGCAATCAGGTGAAAGATATAAG CAAACGAGCTTTTGAGGGACTTTTGCAATTGCTTACCTTGAATTTATCTTCAAATGCTTTAAGTCAGCTGCAGACCGACATCTTTCTGGGTCTGCCATCGTTGCGTTCTTTGGATTTGTCTTTTAATACTCTCTCCAAATTGGATAACAAGACAAATGGTGTGCTAGATGATTTGCTTAGCTTGGAGACTCTCAATTTAAGTCACAATCGCATTAGTTTTGTGACCAAAAAAACCTTTCCCTCCCACCAGTATATACCCTATAATCTGAAGTATCTGGACTTGAGTTACAATCAAATGCCTGTATTGACCTATGACCTGACATTTGGCACAAAGAAACTGCTCAAGTTGAATTTGTCGCACAATCAAATCAATGACTTGCGTCGCGGTGTTTTGTCCAATTTCACTTCACTGCAGCAATTGGATATTTCCCACAATGAATTGGCCAATCTGATGTCGGAAGAGCATATTTTTGATCTACCTCAGAATTTAAGCCGATTGGACTTGTCGTATAATAAGATTTATCATATACCTTTTGGTAACTTGGTGAAAATTAAATCTTTGACTCATGTAGATCTACGTAACAATAGCCTAGAAGATATTCCGATCATATTGGTGGGCAGTATGCGGAATGGCAGTGAAGTGTTGATGTCTGAGAATCCCCTACATTGTGGCTGCAATGTCAGGCCACTTAAGCATTACATATTGCAGCAAACCATTCCCAGTGAGGACTTGCAAAACGTACAATGCCAGACACCCAAAGTGGTTAAGGAGAAATACATTTGGCAACTAGAAGATGAGTATTTGCATTGTACGGAGGATGAACAGGAGATGTACTCCGGCAAAGACTATGAACAACTCACCGATGTACGATTCCGTGCGGTTCAAAC CAACAAAGCCGGGAATTTGACACTAAGCTGGTTTGTCTCCACTGCTGCAGATGTTGCCGGATTTAATGTCTATATACGTTCGAGTTCTAATGAAATTTTACAACAAGCCGATTATGCCTATAATCAAAGAACTGCTAGCATACCCATAGAAGAGTTGCTTGTCCATGGTGAGGAGAAATTGCGCTCGGCTGAGATTTGTATATTGTCCAGGGATAGCATTGGTAATACCCGACATTGGTTTGCCGGCCAATGTCAGAAACTGCCCTCGCTCAAGCTGcgaaaaacatttttctttggCAACTTTAATGTACGCGGAGGATCACAAAGTGTTTTCCAATTGCCCTTAGCTTatcatatttatttgttttcagtgttaatgtttattgttgttgcccaTTAA